In Pseudomonas rhizosphaerae, one DNA window encodes the following:
- the cobD gene encoding threonine-phosphate decarboxylase CobD, whose translation MLEHGGRLRQAVVEYGIAEADWVDLSTGIAPWPFPIPDIPTRAWARLPENEDGLEEAARGYYGFEQVLPVPGSQAAIQTLPRLRRSGRVGVLSPCYAEHAEGWRQAGHLVREINEEEVEHFIDSLDVLVVVNPNNPTGRLLPAERLLAWNARLNCRGGWLVVDEAFMDNTPQASLARHGTQPGLIVLRSFGKFFGLAGVRLGFVLGEARLLRALADLIGPWAVSGPTRRLGQECLLDQAAQQAQITRCALASERLAQCLRRYDLAPQGGCALFQSVSCEQAEQLQAFLARRGILVRLFKQDSRLRFGLPAGESDWARFEAALSEYREQTP comes from the coding sequence TGCGCCAGGCAGTGGTCGAATACGGCATTGCCGAAGCGGACTGGGTCGACCTGTCTACCGGCATCGCACCTTGGCCTTTTCCCATACCCGACATCCCGACCCGCGCCTGGGCGCGGCTGCCGGAAAACGAAGACGGTCTGGAAGAGGCTGCGCGCGGCTATTACGGTTTCGAGCAGGTGTTGCCGGTGCCGGGTTCGCAAGCCGCGATCCAGACTCTGCCGCGCCTGCGCCGCAGTGGTCGGGTAGGGGTGCTGTCGCCGTGCTACGCCGAACACGCCGAAGGCTGGCGCCAGGCCGGGCATCTGGTTCGGGAAATCAACGAAGAGGAGGTCGAGCATTTCATCGACAGCCTCGATGTGCTTGTCGTCGTCAACCCGAACAACCCCACTGGCCGGTTGCTGCCGGCCGAACGCCTGCTGGCCTGGAATGCGCGCCTCAACTGTCGCGGCGGCTGGCTGGTGGTCGATGAAGCGTTCATGGACAACACACCACAGGCCAGTCTGGCACGGCACGGAACCCAGCCCGGACTGATCGTGCTGCGCTCGTTCGGCAAGTTCTTCGGCCTGGCGGGTGTGCGCTTGGGCTTCGTCCTGGGCGAGGCGCGCCTGCTGCGTGCGCTGGCCGACCTCATCGGGCCCTGGGCGGTAAGCGGGCCGACGCGCCGGCTGGGCCAGGAGTGCCTGCTCGATCAAGCGGCGCAGCAGGCACAGATCACTCGCTGTGCACTGGCCAGCGAGCGCCTCGCACAGTGCCTGCGACGCTACGACCTGGCACCCCAGGGTGGCTGCGCACTGTTCCAGTCGGTTTCCTGCGAGCAGGCCGAGCAACTGCAAGCGTTTCTGGCTCGCCGCGGCATACTGGTGCGGCTGTTCAAGCAGGACAGCCGCCTGCGTTTCGGCCTGCCGGCAGGCGAAAGCGATTGGGCGCGCTTCGAAGCGGCCCTGAGCGAATATCGGGAGCAAACGCCATGA